The genomic window CGCACTGCTGAACACTGGAAACATTTTGCGAAGCCAGAATGCTAACCACTGCCGGGGCGTCTTGCTTGACGACATTTATGGTCTGCGATTCCTCTGTGTTCTGGGTTTGAAGATCCTGGGCCGTAGAGATATCATAAACCATCAGCGCCAGACCGGCTAAAAGAATAATTACTCCCGCTATTTTTACATTATTTTTTATATCATTTTTCATATTGGCTGTGTTAGTAGATGGTTACATAGTAAACTCATACTTATCTACTCTTATCTTTACAGTTAAAAAATAACCTGTCAATATTTGATACGTTTGACAGGGTTTTGGGGGTGCAGAATTGTTCCGAGGCCTGGATTCGAACCAGGATAAGGACCTTCAAAGGGTCCCGGCTTGCCGTTGGCCGACCTCGGAATTTTTAATTTTATGAAGGAAGTTTTATACCTTCAACTGTTTGCGCATAGCCAAACCGCTGGAGACAACCGTTAAAACCAGGACAGCCAGGGTCTGAACGCCAAACAGCATAAGGATATTGGATTTGAAGTAATTTGTCAAGAGAAAGCCATTTGGCATCACCTCGGCCAAATACGGATCAAGATATTTCAGTCCCAAAAACACCAAACCAATAGTAAGACCGACACTTAAAATAGTAAACAAAATCGACTCTATCAGATACGGCCCGCGAATAAACCAATTGCTGGCGCCAACCAATCGCTTGATGCTGATTTCAAACCTTTGGGTGTTAATGGCCACGCGGATCGTGTTGAAAATGATGAGAAATGAAATCAAAGCAAACATGGCCGTGAGCCCCAAGCCAACTTCTTCAATGCGGGTAATAATACTTTGCAGTTTGCTGATTGCCTGTTCGTGTTTGTCAAAACTGGTTGACTCTATAATGTCTTTATATTCAGGCACGTTGAGCGCGCTGATTATTTTTGTATAATCTCCCGGATCTCTGGTTTTGATAATTAAAGTTGAGCCAAACGGATTGGTGCCAAGCTCGTTTAAAGCGTCCATGACCTCGGTCTGCGCCTGGTTTTGATCTTTAAAGGTCTGCAACACCTCATCGCTCGACTGAACATCCAAACCCACAACTTCCGGGAATTTTTTCACGTACGTTTGGATTTCGTTCACCTGCTGGTCTGTGGCTGTGGGCAAAAAATACACGCTCACGTCAATCTGCTGTTTGACCGCGCCAATCGCCTCTTTGGTAATCACATCAATGGACCATAAAGTATTTATAGAGAGTAGCATTAGGGTCAGAATAAAAACAGTCATGAACGCCAAAGAAATATTGCGCCCCAAATCCTGAAGTGCGTATTTTATTAACCGAAAAAAAGAAACAAAAATCATAAAATTTTACAAACGATATTTTCCTGATTCTTCGTCATTGATAATTTCGCCGCCGTGCAAAGTGATCACGCGGCGTTTTAAATGATTAACGATTTCACGGTTATGCGTGACCAAAATAATGGTGGTGCCGAATTCATTTATTTTTTTAAGTATTTCAACAATTTCGGCGGCGTTAATGGAATCCAAATTGCCAGTGGGCTCGTCGGCCACAATAATTTTCGGACGGTGCACCAACGAGCGCGCGATGGCTACCCGCTGCTGTTCTCCGCCCGAGAGCTGATTCGGATAGCTGTCCCCTTTCTCACTTAAACCGACGATATCCAAAACCTGCGGAATGGTTTGGTGGATGCGCTCATATTTTTCTCCGGCCACTTCCAGGGCAAAGGCCACATTTTCATAAACCGTTCTTTTGCGCAAAAGTTTGAAATCCTGAAAAACCACGCCGATTTGCCGGCGCAAATATGGGACGTTGTTTGAACTGATACTGGAAATGTCCCAGCCGCCGATTTCAATCTTACCGCGCGACGGCCTTTCTTCGGCAATTAATAGTTTCACCAGGGTGGTCTTGCCGGTGCCGCTCTGTCCGACAATAGACACAAAATCTCCGGCTTCAATGTGGAGATTTATATTGCGTAAAGCGGGCGTGCCGGTGGAATAAATTTTTGTTACTCCGCTGATTTTTATCATAGAGCTATTATAGCACAGAAAAAAGCATCGCTAAAGGCGACCAGTGGGGATAATTACTAATCTTTCCGCCGGCGGCAAGCCCGGAGTGACTGACTGCACCGGCTCAAAGCTGTAAGAAACTTTTTTATTAAAACGGTCAAGCTCTTTGGCGATAATATTTTTCAAATCCCCAAAATTTCTTTTGCCGCCTTTGCCGAAATCAACTTCACCTTCATAGATCGGATAAAAAACCGCCTTTCCACCCGATTTTAAATGCGCCATTGCTGATTTTAAAATCGCGCCGATTTTCTTATCCAGATTTTTTCCGTCCTCGGCGTCTAGCCACTCACCCGCCCCGCTTTGATTGGTGTTATAAAAACTATAGGGCGTGCTGAAATTTGAAAATATATAATCAAATTTCTTTTTTAATTTTAAATTTTCAAATTCGGTCTCTCCTAATTTTTTATTGGCTCCCTGCGCAATGTCTTTCGGGTTGGAAAATTTTCCGGCATCAACGGAAACGACTTTACAATTTAACTTGAGGCCGCTTTCTTCAAGCTGTCTGATGCCGTCGCCAAAATAGGCAAAGGCGCCGGCGCCGACATCAAGCACGTCTTTGCCGACCAAATCATCCAAAGACAAACCCGCGTTATGCAAATAGGAGTCAAGCCCCTTTTTTCGGGCTTGGCGCAATTTGATCAAATTGGCGTCAATAAAATCAGGCGGATAATATTCGCGCGCGAGAACCATATTTGTTCTAACTTATTTTACGACCGGCCCTGAACTTGAACCCGATACCACCGGGCTCTTGGCGCTCTTGCTGAAGACAAAGATGTATAAAATTTCCAAGATGCCCAAGGTGTTGAAGATTAACAGAATTACAAACCAGGCCTTACTGCCTTTGCGAGCGGCAATCCACAGCGCCCAGGCCTTCCAGATAAGAGACCAAACAACCAAGGCGATCATTACAAAAACAAAAATTCCGGCGTAGGCCGCGAACCACTGCGTGTCTCCGGAGGCGGCTGCCTGCGATTGTATCAGATAATTTGAGATAGGCATAAAAATAATTATTAAATAGTTTCATTTCCGGTTGGCGTTGCTGACGCTCCGCCTTTTTTAACCTGAAGTAGCGGCACAAAAATCACTATCGCGTAACCCAGCCACATTACCCAATTGGAAAATATTGCCGGATTAAACCGCATGGTCACGATAAGATCCAAAATTATTGAACAAACCGCCCAAGTAACACCATATCCCACAGCCATGCCCGAGGTCGTCGGTTTCACCTTGCCGGCCATGATATAGACGATAATACCGCCGATTATGGCGATTAGTATTTCCATCCATGTGCTGCCGTAGATGTTAAAGCCGATAAACACGGATACGATTACAAACATCAGTACCCAGATAAAAACCCCGTATCCAATTGCTTTTCCCCATTGCATAAGTTCACCCCCTCTCCATTAATATGTCTATATTTTACCCTTATGGCAGGGTTTTTACAAGATCATGCTTTCTCTGTCGTTTTCAGCCGATTTCAGGATATAAACATCGCTTTTTCCGTAGGCATCCTCGCCCACAAACTCCGCCTCTTTGTCTATAATCGCCTGCAGGGGTTTGCAAGCCGGACAGCCGTCGTCGCCGTTCGGGCATTTAAACCGGTTCAGTTGTCTGGCCAGTTTCATCTGTTTGGCGATTTCCAAAATTTTGTTTTGCGCTTCGTTTAGGTCGGGCAGGGTTTTTTCGGTTAAATTATCGCTGGAAAATAAGTACCAATAACTGGCTTTGGTCACTTTTCGCTTCTGGCAATTGTGCACGAGCAAATGGTAAATCGGCAGTTGTAAAGAGTCGGTCTCTTCCTCGTTGCGCCCGGTTTTAAAATCAATAATGTGAACGCTGTCGGTGTCGGGCAAATATTCCAGCCAGTCAATTTTCCCGCACAAAATAATATTTTCTTCTTCAGAAAGCCAATACGACGGCAGATCCTGCTGGATTTTTACGGAAAGCGTGGCGAGCGGGCCCGGACTCCTCATCACCCGGCGAAGCATTTCCTCTCCGCGCTGTTTATAAACATATTCAACCTCGTCGCTTTGGAAGCCGCCTTTTTTGCCGCGAATTTTTTCCCAAGCCGTGTCCAGCTTTTCTATTAGCGACTTTGCGAAGCGCTGTTCAGTCGGCAAAACCGATAATGATTCCAAAACCTCATGCACGGCCTGGCCCAGCGCCAGCGCCGGAGCCATTATTTTTATTTTATGTTTTGTCACCGGATCTTTATAAACATTTTTCAAATAATACGCTTTCGGACAGCGCAAAAAATCACTGATTGAAGTGTGTGAAACCCAAACTGCGGTGTATCTGTCCGGAGGCATAGTTATTTACGCGTAGGCAGTGCCTGCGTCTTTAATACTTAATGATTCAAAATAATAAATAAACTTCAGATTGTCTACATTAACACCGTATTTTATCACCAAACTCTTTGGCTCGCCGTTGATTACGGGATTAGCGAACAAATGCTGCTCGCGCAAGTCCGCGTTTTCCGGCGCATTGTCAATAATCGCAAAATCAAACAACTCATCAACAATTACGCCGGTAAATATTTCCTCAATCTCTTCCACAGAATCGCTGGTATCAAAATCAAACGGCTGATTTTTTTTAGTAAAAAGTTCTTTGAGCCGAGATTGCAAACCGTCTTTAATAGTTTTTAAAGCGCTTTCTATCGCCGCTTCATGCGCTTTTTCGTTTTCGGACATATATATTTATTTCTTCATCATTAGTTCTCTGAGCAAATTCGCGTCTTCTTTGCCCAGATATAATAACCCATCTGGGTGCAACTCATTTTTATCACCAACTTGAGATAGTGAAGCTGTCCAAATACTTATCCGTGCAAGTTTAAACAAACCCATCAAAGGGCCACTGATAGTTTTTATATCTTGGATTTTATCAAATGCTATAGATTTAGATTTTTTTATAAACATGCCCCAATTTATAGTTAAACTTCCCTGATCAAGAAAGAAGGAAGTAAATTGGAAATCGATAAAAAATCTGATAAAAACAGGGGCCCCAATAATAACCAGTAGAACCACAAAAAATCCGACCCAATACTTCGAAGCAAATAATAAGATTGGTACAGTTACTAAAAATAACAACAGAGCTATCTTGACCGCAGCGTACAAAAGCAAAGAGTTTGACATTTTATACGTTTTTTTAAAGTCGTACATAATATAAATTAGTTATCTAAATTTCTTTAATGCGTTTGGTAGGCCCCAAATAACCAAAGCAATGCCGCCGAAGACAACTGATAGCCCCGGGAAGATGCTAGAAGCGTAGAGTTTCCAGCCCTGCCATTCCATGGAGATCAGCCAATCGCCTTTGATGCCGGAATACACCAAACCGACGCCGGCATACAAAAAGCCTGCTGCCAGCAGGCAGAAAAGGACGATGACGATGAGTTTAAAAGTGTTGTCGGTGGATGATTGGGGGAGGGTGGGCATATAGGATGGGTTTAAAATTAAGGATAAAAATAAAATATACGGCAAGAATATCTTACCATAATACACTAATGTTGAGCAATAAAAAAATTTTGCTCGAGGTGGTGGAGTAAGTACGAACCTGTATTGACCAAGGTAAATATTCAACTTTTTTTTAAACGCCGCAAATAGTTTTAGCGAGGTGGTCAATTATCAATAACCAATTAAGTTTGATTAGTAACAATAAAATTCCAAATAATATTATGAATCCTATTATAAAAAACCAATTAAATCTATAATTTTGCTTATTTTCTCGATCGTTTTTTTTCACCTGACTTTTATAAAAAATAAATAGTAACATCAAAAATAAGAGGTAACCGCCATACTTTTTTAAATTATTCATCTGCCCAAAGGCGCTTATAACAACATAGCCAATTAAGCTAAGCAAGACAATTGTAAACGGTAACTTTTCCTCTAGTTTTTCGAAGATACCATTCCAGTAGCGTGTACCCCATGGATCGCCTGTCGGTCCGCCCATATCTGGTTTCCCCTCTGAAGATGTCCCTGCTTGTGCTAAAATACCACCGGAGCTTTCTTCTTGTGGAACTATACCCTTAAAACCACTTTCGCTAATATCAATGCCAGTACCACGTTTTTCATCCTCATTGATTCTGTTTGCCGTTCCGTTATTCATATAAATACTTCAAAAAGCCACCATGTATGTGTTCGATCGAATCTATATTGTCTTTGCATAAGCTTTCCAAATCTTGTAAATTGGTGGTCAACTCTTTATTTTGAAAAAAATCTATTTCGCAGTACGTGCCGCATTCTTTTTTATACTTATCTGCATACACCTGTTTTTTACTAAAAAATCTATTTATCGCTTCTTCGGTTGTTACCGGTCCCATTAGTATATTAAATTTTCCACCATCATATTCGCAGTCGTTAAAAGAAAAACCGAAATCAATCAGTTTAGCACCTGTGTTTTTTTCGAATGATTCATAATTTTTAAACATTTTGTTTTTAAATGCCGTTTTTAGATTATCCAAGTTATCTGCGCTATTAAAATTCAATATTGAACTTTTTGTGCCGACACGAATTAAAGTATTGATCGGATATTTATCAAAGGTTTTTATAATTTTAAATAATTTTTCTGTTTTGTTTTTAAACTCGCCAAAGTCCAATGAGCCATCAATTTGTAAACCGAAATTTTCAATACTAAAAAAAATAAATTCAGTTAAATCTTCATTTGCGACGTCTATCCTAGCGTCCATTATTTTTATTTTAGTGAAATCCTTATTTTTAGCTATAATAGCATCTGTCAATTGCCCTTTTAAATCCAAGAAAGAGAACTTCCTAAATTTTAAACGAATCTCTAGGGTATGTTTAATTATTTTAGTATCTGCCATATAAATTAGATTAACAAATTATTTATCACAATATAATAGTTACTTTTTCATAAAGTTTTGGTAAACAATTTTGTCTCATTCTAAATTTAGTACCATGATTGTGGCCACTTCTTGCATCAAAATCCACCAAAATGTCCCCGTCTTCCAACGCTTTTAAAAAGCCTTCAAAGCTGAATTTTTGCAACATCATCACTTTAGAATAGTGATAATATTCTTTTTTGCGTTCTATTTTAACATCCGCTTGTACATAAAAGCAGTTTAGTAATTTTGTTCCGGCTTTATGTTCAAGATCATCAAAACCCCAGTATGGTTGCGGATCTAATTCACCCAAACCAACACGCTTTTTAACTGATTGCAGCCATACCTTGTGTCTTGGGTCAACACTTTTTGCTTCAAAAGAAATCAATATCTTTTTTTCTCGTCGGTCAATGACTACCATAAAACCACGGTCGCTTCGTGATTTGCCATGAATAGTTTGTCTAAAACTCATTTCGTTTTTAGGATATAATTTGTCGGCCTCATCATGAGCCCAGCCGTATTTTGGTAATAATACCTGTGGCACAAAACGAACTGCGCGTGGTGATGGTTCAGTGTGAAAAAGCGTTGTAAGCGATGTTGAATTTAATCGCTGCGCTTTTAATTCCCATTCGGCCGCATTCGGAATTGGTAAATTATTTTCTTTAATGCCTAGCAGGTCTTCTAGCGTATTACCAATTCCGCCATGGTTACCTTTGCGGGCATTTGGTATCCAACCCATCCCAGCTATTCGTTTAAATTCCTCAATCAAAATTGGTTTAGTAAAAAGATTTAATGTTTGTTTTGCACGTGGCATATTTAGAAGTTTAATTTTATTTGGGATTTATGTTTTTTTATACGTTCTTTTGCCATAGCACAATATTGTGGTGATATATCAATTCCGATGTAATTTCTGTTAAAGTTTATAGCGGATATTGCGGTTGTGCCCGAACCCATAAAAGGGTCCAAAATAACTTTTGCACTGGTAGATGTGACAATTCTGTCAATCAAATCAACTGGAAAAGCGGCGGGGTGTTCATTTTTCATCTCTTGGGTAAATTCCCATACATCGCCGTACCCATTCGCTTTGGGCACTAACTTAAATTTTGGTTTAGCAATTAAATAAATCACTTCATATGTTGGCACAAAATAACCAGCATTAAAATTAAAACCACCTTTCCGTCTCCAAATGATTATTTGCCGAACTGGAAAACCGGAAATAATATCTTGTCTGTCCTGTAATTTTCCGGCTTGTACTCGCCATTTGTGATTATAAAAAATTGCACCGTCTTCCGGGATGATCCTCATCATCTCATTTAGGCAATCTCGCTGCCACTTAACATAATCTTCATGTGGCATGCAATCATTGTGATGACTATATCCTTTTTGTAGGGCCGCATTTGCCCATTTGCCACCTCGCCCGTCTTTCATGCCATTACCAGTTGAATTTTTTAAATTATACGGGGGCGATGTTACAACTAAATCAACACTTCCGTCAGGAATTTGCTTTAGTATCTGAACAGTGTCGCCACAAATAATTTTATTAACAAAACTATCGAGTTGCTTCATAAACCCTATATTATAAACTAGCAAGTATATTTTACCCTTTTTCTTTTGAGTTTACAAACACAAAACTCACCCCTTTGCAAGGGGTGAGTAGTAATTTGAAAAAACGTTCCATTTAGGCCAACCGGCCGTGTTTTTCTAAAAAATACACAGAACTGCCTTCTTTTTCATGACAGTATTTACAGAGCACCTCACCATTTTCCACATCCCACAACTCAAAACAATTTATAGCTTCAGGGACTGAAGTAATGCGATTACTTCTTACAATCTGACACAATGTTTTTTTGTGATGCACCTCAAGAGCATACTTGCACCCGCATCTCTGACATCTATAACCTGCTCTAAATAAAACTTGCACTCTCCATCTATAATATTCAAAAGATCTTTGCAGTTCGCTTCTAAATAACTTATACTGTCCAAAATCAAAACCGGTATAAGAAAAAATGTTATATACCTTACAACTTGGGCTCTGCTTTTGGTCTTT from Patescibacteria group bacterium includes these protein-coding regions:
- a CDS encoding MvaI/BcnI family restriction endonuclease, whose protein sequence is MPRAKQTLNLFTKPILIEEFKRIAGMGWIPNARKGNHGGIGNTLEDLLGIKENNLPIPNAAEWELKAQRLNSTSLTTLFHTEPSPRAVRFVPQVLLPKYGWAHDEADKLYPKNEMSFRQTIHGKSRSDRGFMVVIDRREKKILISFEAKSVDPRHKVWLQSVKKRVGLGELDPQPYWGFDDLEHKAGTKLLNCFYVQADVKIERKKEYYHYSKVMMLQKFSFEGFLKALEDGDILVDFDARSGHNHGTKFRMRQNCLPKLYEKVTIIL
- a CDS encoding PH domain-containing protein is translated as MYDFKKTYKMSNSLLLYAAVKIALLLFLVTVPILLFASKYWVGFFVVLLVIIGAPVFIRFFIDFQFTSFFLDQGSLTINWGMFIKKSKSIAFDKIQDIKTISGPLMGLFKLARISIWTASLSQVGDKNELHPDGLLYLGKEDANLLRELMMKK
- the ftsE gene encoding cell division ATP-binding protein FtsE, which encodes MIKISGVTKIYSTGTPALRNINLHIEAGDFVSIVGQSGTGKTTLVKLLIAEERPSRGKIEIGGWDISSISSNNVPYLRRQIGVVFQDFKLLRKRTVYENVAFALEVAGEKYERIHQTIPQVLDIVGLSEKGDSYPNQLSGGEQQRVAIARSLVHRPKIIVADEPTGNLDSINAAEIVEILKKINEFGTTIILVTHNREIVNHLKRRVITLHGGEIINDEESGKYRL
- a CDS encoding site-specific DNA-methyltransferase translates to MKQLDSFVNKIICGDTVQILKQIPDGSVDLVVTSPPYNLKNSTGNGMKDGRGGKWANAALQKGYSHHNDCMPHEDYVKWQRDCLNEMMRIIPEDGAIFYNHKWRVQAGKLQDRQDIISGFPVRQIIIWRRKGGFNFNAGYFVPTYEVIYLIAKPKFKLVPKANGYGDVWEFTQEMKNEHPAAFPVDLIDRIVTSTSAKVILDPFMGSGTTAISAINFNRNYIGIDISPQYCAMAKERIKKHKSQIKLNF
- a CDS encoding DUF5652 family protein; amino-acid sequence: MPISNYLIQSQAAASGDTQWFAAYAGIFVFVMIALVVWSLIWKAWALWIAARKGSKAWFVILLIFNTLGILEILYIFVFSKSAKSPVVSGSSSGPVVK
- a CDS encoding PD-(D/E)XK nuclease family protein, which gives rise to MPPDRYTAVWVSHTSISDFLRCPKAYYLKNVYKDPVTKHKIKIMAPALALGQAVHEVLESLSVLPTEQRFAKSLIEKLDTAWEKIRGKKGGFQSDEVEYVYKQRGEEMLRRVMRSPGPLATLSVKIQQDLPSYWLSEEENIILCGKIDWLEYLPDTDSVHIIDFKTGRNEEETDSLQLPIYHLLVHNCQKRKVTKASYWYLFSSDNLTEKTLPDLNEAQNKILEIAKQMKLARQLNRFKCPNGDDGCPACKPLQAIIDKEAEFVGEDAYGKSDVYILKSAENDRESMIL
- a CDS encoding permease-like cell division protein FtsX → MIFVSFFRLIKYALQDLGRNISLAFMTVFILTLMLLSINTLWSIDVITKEAIGAVKQQIDVSVYFLPTATDQQVNEIQTYVKKFPEVVGLDVQSSDEVLQTFKDQNQAQTEVMDALNELGTNPFGSTLIIKTRDPGDYTKIISALNVPEYKDIIESTSFDKHEQAISKLQSIITRIEEVGLGLTAMFALISFLIIFNTIRVAINTQRFEISIKRLVGASNWFIRGPYLIESILFTILSVGLTIGLVFLGLKYLDPYLAEVMPNGFLLTNYFKSNILMLFGVQTLAVLVLTVVSSGLAMRKQLKV